AAAGGGTAAGGAGACAGGGATACAGAGCCGGGAAAACGCATCTGAGCAGGGATACGGacatgggacagggacatggagaTGGGACAGTGTACAGGAACAAAACATGGAACAGAGATGGAACAGGGCATAaggacacagggatgggacTTACAAGACTTCCTATTGCCTCGGGACCTCCTGCGCTCCTTGTTGGGGCAGGGTCGGGGGTTGGGATTGTGTGTCACCGATTTCACCAGCTGGTCCATGATTTCATCTGAAGCATCATCAGGTGAACTGGGAACATCCTCCTGGGCTGGAGAGCCGTGGGTCGGGGTGCCATGCCCTGTTCCTGCATGGGGACAATGAGGATGCTGGCACCAGTTGCTCCCAGCCAGCTGGGCATGTCTTGAGTTCCTCAGCCATCCTGCTCCTACCCTGGCTGGCTCGGCTGCGGCGGGCAGGGATATCTGTGGGGGAGGTCAGCACAATCTTCATGCACTCGTGACCCGCTTCCatctgctccctggggctgctggacaCCACGGCAGGTGGCAGAACGGCCTCGGCAATGCCAGAGAATTTCTCAGTCTGCAATGGGAGGAGAAGTTGGTGTTGGGGACATGGTGGGCATCACCTCCTGGTGGCACCCAGGCGAGTGTCCCCGTACCTCGGTGATGAGCCGGCCCCGCGTTTTGTTGCGCTCGCGGTGGGCGGCGCGtttcttctgctgcagcagcacgcGCTCCCAGCAGGTGCGGTACTCCAGGGCGAActcctgcagcagtttgcagaTGGATGTCACCTTCACATCCCGCACCGCGCTCGCTGGGTAGCCCAGGTACAGCAGGAAGGAGTGAAACCTACGGGAACATCAGTCACGGAGGGCCACCAACAGGACTGCAAGgttcctgctgtgtccccaagCCACCAACCTGTTGAGGACACGCCTGTGCACCACCTTCAGGACGATGATGCGCTGGGTGCTGTCCTTGAGGAACTCTGTCAGCTTGGTCTTCAGCACTGGCTTGGTCTCATGCTTGGCAATCACCTTCAGGTTGTGCCAGGAGGCCCTGCACCTCCGTTCCAGCTGCACCAGGCTGTTGGCCAGCTCTTCAAAGTCAATCTGGAAGAGTGAGGTGTCACTCCTTGGCCATGCTGGTGTAGCTGGGCAGCCACAGGACCCACAGCCTCCCCCTGCCTGGGTGTCACCTGCCTTGCCTCACCTTGGCGGAGCGGGTGATGGAGGCAATTTCTGAGTAGAGGTCAGTGGTTTCTGGGAACTTCTCTACCACCATCTGGCAGAGATGGTAGAGCAGGGACTGCCGGTGCACTGTGTCCTTCACTTCCGAGACCTTCGCCAGGTAGCCGAGCTCAAAGCCTCTGCTCTGAAACCCAATGGACTCAGCAGGGACTCTCGTCTCTAATCCAGCAGACCTCCAGTCTGCAGATCCACTGGGTCCccaccagcacctcccagctccccacagaCCCTTCTAGGTCCCCACAAACCATGGCTGGTCCTcaccctgctcctcacctgggAACCATTCAAGAAGTTGCCCGTCGCCAGCAGCGTCGCCAAGATGCACTTGAATGTGTGATTTCTGGCCAGCTGCTCCATGCCTACCTTCAGATCAAAGAGCGGCTCTGCGATCTCCTGGGTGAGGGAGAAGCAGGTGAGATGCCTTGGCCACCCTCTCCCTTGGGAGCTTCAGCATTCACCCATGAGGACAACCACCTCCTGATCAATCCAAGCCCTTGCTTGCCTTGGGGGTCTGCAGCCCAtccccagccatgctggggCACCTCCCATGTTTGTATATGACTGGTCCTCACCAGAAACATGCTTGGCTCAGTGCTTAGCAGTGCTGGGGTGTCAGCAGtgggagggcagaggggagaTGGGGTACATGGCTCCCTACCTGCTCCAGGCTCTCATAGTCCAGCTTGAaggcccagagctggagcctGGCTGTGAGGTCACTGATGGAagacagggagagcagaaactgctctgcagagcccaaaGGCACATCAGGATTGGCCAACTGGGCCTCCTGGATCTTctgtttttcctcctcagttGGGACCATGGTTAGGAttttctgcagcagggagagagggataTGTCAGACTCCATATGTAGGATGTGTCACCCCAGGCATTATGGCATGGATGCCTCCTAGCCTGGGGAAATGACCTGCTGAGGAcctcagaggagctgagcctgcTTCTCTTGTGCTCACCTCAATCCCTTCCTTACTGACTGCAAACTCATCAAAGTTGAGCACGGCTGTCTTGATTATATGGACGGGTGGCAACACAGTGAGGCCAATGTTGATGGCGTTGCTCCTCTTGGGATccaacaccaccaccaccttcTTCCCATCAATGGCTTTCTGCAAAGAGGGCAGGATGGGTGGGGACAGCCAGGCAAAGGGCTCACCTTCATGAACTTATGAACACAGGGAACCAAACACAGACCAGGCAGTGAGCCAAACCAAATCTGTGCACTGCTCATAATCATTCCCACTGAGCCTCCAGGCTTCTGGTGCCCATCCTTGAGATAGGGTAGGGGTAACAGGATCCCCACAGGAACTCACAGCCTTCCTCCCACCCCTCAGTGCCCCTCGGCCAATGGGTGCCCACTGGTACCTTTGAGGTTGGCGCTTCCTTTGACCGTGACTCAAAGAGATGCTCCAGTTTCGCAGTATTGACCTCGACATTCTGCAGGGATGCCCAAAGTGTCCCCTGGCCAAACCTGCCACTTCCCACAGTCCCATCCAGCTGCTTCAGCTCCTTCCAGAAGAGCTTCACTGTcctcttcttcttggcctcgGAGGGGCCATCTGTTGTTGAGGGACCTGGCAGCCCTGGTGGGGGTGGGCAGCCAGGGATGGCAGGAGGTGGAGGTGGTGGAGGTGGTGGGCaaccagggagggcaggaggtggaggaggtgggcaaccagggagggcaggaggtggaggaggtgggcaaccagggagggcaggaggtggAGGGGGAGCCATGAATGTTCCAGCACTCATTGCTTCAATTCCAGGATGGAGGAAAGATCCGTTGGTCATTGGCCCCGTGTCCAGGATGTCAAAATCTTCTTCATCCCCCAAGTCAGTGAAGTCCATGTCCTTGATCTTCAGCTGCACAGGGACGGTCTCCAGGCGCTCCCATGTCAGCTCTGTGTCCTTTTTGATGGGCATCATTCCAGTGTTCTCCAGCTTCTGTGTGTGGGTCTCATCATCTATGCTGGACATGGCACGTACCAGCTTGGCATGGGCGCTGGCTACTGGCCTGTCTGGAGCCCTGCCACAGGGCCAGGCactctcctgctcctggctgctgcttcccttggTGTCCATCTCCACCTCACCCTGGATCTGGGGGGATAAAGGCATTTCATGGAGCACCTTCTCCCTCCCCGACTCTGAGGAGCCCTTGGCATAGAGCATGTCCAGCATAAACTTGGTGTCAGAGGAGATGGTGCTGCAGGAGTCAGTGATGTCAGATCGAGGCAAATGAGaccctgcagggagagaggaagaagCTGGAATAATCTGCTTGGAGGGGGCGGGTAGTGCTGGCTCAATGCAGAGTTGgagtcctgctctgcagtgaggtGTGCTCAGATGCCAGTATTTTGAGCAAGCAGGTACAACCATCtcctccagggctctgtgtgtcacagatgcagggatgggatggggactGAGGGGCCACTAATCCCCACCCAGGGACCCAGATGAGCTGGGAACACACACCCTGGCAGCACCTACTTATGCTGGGTGGCTCCACCCTGGGGTCAGAGGTGCCGTGGTCTTTTTCCCATGCAAGAGCAGTAGGATGCTCCAGTGTAGTATCACTGAGGACATCGAGCCGTCCCTTGGCCATGGAAGAGATCTTCTCCttctgggctgcagccaggttCTCCAAAAAGCGAGCTCTGCAAGATGGGGTGGATGTTGGCCAAAAGCaaagcagggatggggacaatAGGGACAACCAGCAAACCACGCCATGCCACACTGCACAGCCAGTCCCACAGCACAGAAACCCCCTGTGCTGGCCACACCACATAAGGGACACCAAGGATTCACCCTcctctgagccctgcagagagggGTGATGGCCCCACGGCTGTGACAAcagggtgctgctgtcaccagctggTCCCAACAGACCTGGTGCTCACTGCAACCCTCATCCAAAAGCTGCAAAACCCAGGAGGGCACCAAGGCAGAGACTTGAGGGCATGATCCTGCTCCTCATGCCCTGTGTGGCCAGAGCCCAGATAC
This portion of the Ammospiza nelsoni isolate bAmmNel1 chromosome 13, bAmmNel1.pri, whole genome shotgun sequence genome encodes:
- the FHOD1 gene encoding FH1/FH2 domain-containing protein 1 isoform X2, which gives rise to MALVEAAEATVPCRVQYLEDGDPFAFGSFPEPRRAPVYAVEEALALGAQLPALHRLVGAPLPLEDCTLQISPSGHYLDLDLSLLEQKDDLEGFYEEVRKGRRPTLILRTQLSVRVHAIIEKLYNSRGPELRRSLFSLKQLFQEDKDLVPEFVNLEGLTCLIKVGTEADQNYQNYILRALSQIMLFVDGMLGVINHNETVQWLYTLSGCPFRLVVKMALKLLLVFVEYTEPNALLLIRAVNAVDQARGACPWSNLMAILDQRNGADTELLVFTMTLINKTLAALPDQDTFYDVTDCLEQQGMEQVVQQYLGSKGTDLDLKQQFTIYESALKLEDDVEEPPSGGRKERRRTDEGRRGWRSQGGSQDPSADAQPLLGSPDTPKEPPAEDNPPIPAPSSPAEPCPTSIYNSTSSVRLALASPPAEKEQPPGPGERSVYKARFLENLAAAQKEKISSMAKGRLDVLSDTTLEHPTALAWEKDHGTSDPRVEPPSIRSHLPRSDITDSCSTISSDTKFMLDMLYAKGSSESGREKVLHEMPLSPQIQGEVEMDTKGSSSQEQESAWPCGRAPDRPVASAHAKLVRAMSSIDDETHTQKLENTGMMPIKKDTELTWERLETVPVQLKIKDMDFTDLGDEEDFDILDTGPMTNGSFLHPGIEAMSAGTFMAPPPPPALPGCPPPPPPALPGCPPPPPPALPGCPPPPPPPPPAIPGCPPPPGLPGPSTTDGPSEAKKKRTVKLFWKELKQLDGTVGSGRFGQGTLWASLQNVEVNTAKLEHLFESRSKEAPTSKKAIDGKKVVVVLDPKRSNAINIGLTVLPPVHIIKTAVLNFDEFAVSKEGIEKILTMVPTEEEKQKIQEAQLANPDVPLGSAEQFLLSLSSISDLTARLQLWAFKLDYESLEQEIAEPLFDLKVGMEQLARNHTFKCILATLLATGNFLNGSQSRGFELGYLAKVSEVKDTVHRQSLLYHLCQMVVEKFPETTDLYSEIASITRSAKIDFEELANSLVQLERRCRASWHNLKVIAKHETKPVLKTKLTEFLKDSTQRIIVLKVVHRRVLNRFHSFLLYLGYPASAVRDVKVTSICKLLQEFALEYRTCWERVLLQQKKRAAHRERNKTRGRLITETEKFSGIAEAVLPPAVVSSSPREQMEAGHECMKIVLTSPTDIPARRSRASQGTGHGTPTHGSPAQEDVPSSPDDASDEIMDQLVKSVTHNPNPRPCPNKERRRSRGNRKSLRRTLKSGLTEELVQALGLGRVPGMEI
- the FHOD1 gene encoding FH1/FH2 domain-containing protein 1 isoform X1, translating into MALVEAAEATVPCRVQYLEDGDPFAFGSFPEPRRAPVYAVEEALALGAQLPALHRLVGAPLPLEDCTLQISPSGHYLDLDLSLLEQKDDLEGFYEEVRKGRRPTLILRTQLSVRVHAIIEKLYNSRGPELRRSLFSLKQLFQEDKDLVPEFVNLEGLTCLIKVGTEADQNYQNYILRALSQIMLFVDGMLGVINHNETVQWLYTLSGCPFRLVVKMALKLLLVFVEYTEPNALLLIRAVNAVDQARGACPWSNLMAILDQRNGADTELLVFTMTLINKTLAALPDQDTFYDVTDCLEQQGMEQVVQQYLGSKGTDLDLKQQFTIYESALKLEDDVEEPPSGGRKERRRTDEGRRGWRSQGGSQDPSADAQPLLGSPDTPKEPPAEDNPPIPAPSSPAEPCPTSIYNSTSSVRLALASPPAEKEQPPGPGERSVYKLHQTAPVWREEAPSLHEDKPILKKFEARFLENLAAAQKEKISSMAKGRLDVLSDTTLEHPTALAWEKDHGTSDPRVEPPSIRSHLPRSDITDSCSTISSDTKFMLDMLYAKGSSESGREKVLHEMPLSPQIQGEVEMDTKGSSSQEQESAWPCGRAPDRPVASAHAKLVRAMSSIDDETHTQKLENTGMMPIKKDTELTWERLETVPVQLKIKDMDFTDLGDEEDFDILDTGPMTNGSFLHPGIEAMSAGTFMAPPPPPALPGCPPPPPPALPGCPPPPPPALPGCPPPPPPPPPAIPGCPPPPGLPGPSTTDGPSEAKKKRTVKLFWKELKQLDGTVGSGRFGQGTLWASLQNVEVNTAKLEHLFESRSKEAPTSKKAIDGKKVVVVLDPKRSNAINIGLTVLPPVHIIKTAVLNFDEFAVSKEGIEKILTMVPTEEEKQKIQEAQLANPDVPLGSAEQFLLSLSSISDLTARLQLWAFKLDYESLEQEIAEPLFDLKVGMEQLARNHTFKCILATLLATGNFLNGSQSRGFELGYLAKVSEVKDTVHRQSLLYHLCQMVVEKFPETTDLYSEIASITRSAKIDFEELANSLVQLERRCRASWHNLKVIAKHETKPVLKTKLTEFLKDSTQRIIVLKVVHRRVLNRFHSFLLYLGYPASAVRDVKVTSICKLLQEFALEYRTCWERVLLQQKKRAAHRERNKTRGRLITETEKFSGIAEAVLPPAVVSSSPREQMEAGHECMKIVLTSPTDIPARRSRASQGTGHGTPTHGSPAQEDVPSSPDDASDEIMDQLVKSVTHNPNPRPCPNKERRRSRGNRKSLRRTLKSGLTEELVQALGLGRVPGMEI